In Mastacembelus armatus chromosome 22, fMasArm1.2, whole genome shotgun sequence, a genomic segment contains:
- the gphna gene encoding gephyrin a isoform X5, whose translation MAADGMVLTNHDHQTRVGILTVSDSCFKNLAEDRSGVNLKDLVHDPSLLGGVIAAYKIVPDEIDEIKETLLEWCDEQELNLILTTGGTGFAPRDVTPEATREVIEREAPGMALAMLMGSLNVTPLGMLSRPVCGIRGKTLIINLPGSKKGSQECFQFILPALPHAIDLLREATVRVKSTHAALEQLPSPSPLMANTHTNIHTNTHTNTHTNTHTNTHTNTHTNTHTNTHTNTHTMERGTQCEEEDEEEEDRRRGRHTHNHHHHQHGSSHITAAAIAAKQTSHVVVMAKGAPYLPENTPAPPIHFTCSSTHDHQIPDSIISRGVQVLPRDSASLSSTPSESPRATQATSRLSTASCPTPKVQSRCGSNENILRASHSAVDISKVARRHRMSPFPLTSMDKAFITVLEMTPILGIEVINYRDGLGRVLAQDIYAKDNLPPFPASVKDGYAVRAADGPGDRFIMGESQAGQQPTHTVMPGQVMRVTTGAPIPCGADAVVQVEDTELLRESEDGTEELEVRIMVQARPGQDIRPIGHDIRRGECVLAKGTHMGPSEIGLLATVGVTEVNVHKFPVVAVMSTGNELLNPEDDLHPGKIRDSNRSTLLATIQEHGYPTINLGIVGDNPDDLLSALHEGISRADVIITSGGVSMGEKDYLKQVLDIDLHAQIHFGRVFMKPGLPTTFATVDIDGSRKLIFALPGNPVSAVVTCNLFVIPALRKMQGILDPRPTIIKARLSCDVKLDPRPEYHRCILTWHHQEPLPWAQSTGNQVSSRLMSMRSANGLLMLPPKTEQYVELHKGEVVDVMVIGRL comes from the exons GAAACTCTTTTGGAGTGGTGCGATGAACAGGAGCTGAATCTCATTCTCACTACTGGAGGAACTGGCTTTGCACCACGAGATGTTACACCTGAG GCCACCAGAGAGGTGATAGAGCGAGAGGCCCCGGGTATGGCACTGGCTATGCTGATGGGATCACTCAATGTTACGCCACTAGGCATGCTGTCCAG GCCAGTATGTGGCATTCGTGGTAAAACTCTGATCATCAACCTGCCAGGAAGCAAGAAGGGCTCTCAG GAGTGTTTTCAATTCATCCTGCCCGCTCTGCCCCATGCCATTGACCTGCTGCGCGAGGCCACAGTCAGGGTTAAATCCACACACGCTGCCCTGGAACAGTTACCATCCCCTTCCCCTCTTAtggccaacacacacaccaacatacacaccaacacacacactaacacacacactaacacacacaccaacacacacactaacacacacaccaacacacacactaatacacacaccaacacacacacaatggagcGTGGCACCCAGTgcgaggaggaggatgaggaggaggaagaccgGAGGAGAGGTCGACACACGCAcaaccaccatcatcaccaGCACGGCTCATCCCATATCACCGCAGCTGCTATCGCTGCCAAG CAGACAAGCCATGTTGTGGTCATGGCTAAGGGGGCTCCCTATCTGCCTGAAAACACACCTGCTCCTCCCATTCATTTCACCTGCTCCTCCACTCATGACCATCAG atcCCGGACTCGATCATTTCTCGAGGTGTTCAGGTGCTTCCTCGAGATTCTGCCTCTTTAAGCTCCACCCCTTCAGAGTCACCACGGGCAACACAGGCAACCTCCCGCCTTTCCACCGCCTCATGCCCGACACCCAAG gTTCAGTCACGATGTGGCAGTAATGAGAACATTCTTAGAGCCA GCCACAGTGCAGTGGACATTAGTAAAGTGGCACGACGTCATCGCATGTCCCCCTTCCCATTAACGTCAATGGACAAAGCCTTCATCACTGTTCTAGAGATGACACCTATTCTGGGAATTGAAGTCATTAACTACAGAG ATGGTTTGGGTCGGGTACTCGCTCAGGACATCTATGCCAAAGACAACCTTCCTCCATTCCCTGCCTCTGTTAAAGATGGCTACGCTGTACGAG CTGCTGATGGCCCAGGAGATCGCTTCATCATGGGAGAGTCACAGGCTGGACAACAG cCCACCCATACAGTGATGCCAGGTCAGGTGATGAGGGTGACAACCGGGGCTCCAATTCCTTGCGGAGCTGATGCTGTCGTCCAAGTAGAAGATACAGAACTGCTGAGGGAGTCTGAGGAT GGCACAGAGGAGTTGGAGGTTAGGATTATGGTCCAGGCTCGGCCTGGGCAGGACATCAG GCCAATAGGTCACGACATCAGGCGAGGGGAATGTGTCCTGGCTAAAGGGACACACATGGGTCCATCAGAGATTGGCCTGTTGGCTACAGTGGGAGTGACTGAGGTCAACGTGCACAAGTTCCCTGTGGTGGCTGTCATGTCCACCGGAAATGAG CTACTGAATCCAGAGGATGACCTCCACCCAGGAAAGATCAGAGATTCAAACCGCTCCACTCTTCTAGCCACCATCCAGGAACACGGTTACCCCACTATCAACTTGGGCATTGTTGGAGACAA CCCTGATGACCTGCTGTCCGCTCTCCATGAGGGAATCAGTCGTGCCGATGTCATCATCACCTCAGGAGGTGTGTCAATGGGAGAGAAG gaCTATCTAAAGCAGGTGCTCGATATTGACCTTCATGCTCAGATCCACTTTGGACGAGTCTTTATGAAGCCAGG tcttCCTACTACCTTTGCTACAGTCGACATTGATGGATCACGAAAACTCATCTTTGCTCTGCCAG GTAACCCAGTGTCTGCAGTGGTGACATGTAACCTGTTTGTCATTCCTGCTCTGAGGAAGATGCAGGGCATTCTGGACCCTAGACCTACTATTATTAAAGCTAGG CTTTCCTGTGATGTTAAACTGGATCCCAGACCAGAGTACCACCGCTGTATTCTCACTTGGCATCATCAAGAGCCACTGCCCTGGGCGCAGAGCAcag GCAACCAAGTATCCAGCAGGCTAATGTCAATGCGTAGTGCCAATGGCCTGTTGATGTTACCTCCTAAAACAGAGCAGTATGTGGAACTGCATAAAGGCGAGGTTGTGGATGTCATGGTCATTGGACGGCTATGA
- the gphna gene encoding gephyrin a isoform X4, with protein sequence MAADGMVLTNHDHQTRVGILTVSDSCFKNLAEDRSGVNLKDLVHDPSLLGGVIAAYKIVPDEIDEIKETLLEWCDEQELNLILTTGGTGFAPRDVTPEATREVIEREAPGMALAMLMGSLNVTPLGMLSRPVCGIRGKTLIINLPGSKKGSQECFQFILPALPHAIDLLREATVRVKSTHAALEQLPSPSPLMANTHTNIHTNTHTNTHTNTHTNTHTNTHTNTHTNTHTNTHTMERGTQCEEEDEEEEDRRRGRHTHNHHHHQHGSSHITAAAIAAKQTSHVVVMAKGAPYLPENTPAPPIHFTCSSTHDHQIPDSIISRGVQVLPRDSASLSSTPSESPRATQATSRLSTASCPTPKVQSRCGSNENILRASHSAVDISKVARRHRMSPFPLTSMDKAFITVLEMTPILGIEVINYRVSTRLNWCGLFSADGLGRVLAQDIYAKDNLPPFPASVKDGYAVRAADGPGDRFIMGESQAGQQPTHTVMPGQVMRVTTGAPIPCGADAVVQVEDTELLRESEDGTEELEVRIMVQARPGQDIRPIGHDIRRGECVLAKGTHMGPSEIGLLATVGVTEVNVHKFPVVAVMSTGNELLNPEDDLHPGKIRDSNRSTLLATIQEHGYPTINLGIVGDNPDDLLSALHEGISRADVIITSGGVSMGEKDYLKQVLDIDLHAQIHFGRVFMKPGLPTTFATVDIDGSRKLIFALPGNPVSAVVTCNLFVIPALRKMQGILDPRPTIIKARLSCDVKLDPRPEYHRCILTWHHQEPLPWAQSTGNQVSSRLMSMRSANGLLMLPPKTEQYVELHKGEVVDVMVIGRL encoded by the exons GAAACTCTTTTGGAGTGGTGCGATGAACAGGAGCTGAATCTCATTCTCACTACTGGAGGAACTGGCTTTGCACCACGAGATGTTACACCTGAG GCCACCAGAGAGGTGATAGAGCGAGAGGCCCCGGGTATGGCACTGGCTATGCTGATGGGATCACTCAATGTTACGCCACTAGGCATGCTGTCCAG GCCAGTATGTGGCATTCGTGGTAAAACTCTGATCATCAACCTGCCAGGAAGCAAGAAGGGCTCTCAG GAGTGTTTTCAATTCATCCTGCCCGCTCTGCCCCATGCCATTGACCTGCTGCGCGAGGCCACAGTCAGGGTTAAATCCACACACGCTGCCCTGGAACAGTTACCATCCCCTTCCCCTCTTAtggccaacacacacaccaacatacacaccaacacacacactaacacacacactaacacacacaccaacacacacactaacacacacaccaacacacacactaatacacacaccaacacacacacaatggagcGTGGCACCCAGTgcgaggaggaggatgaggaggaggaagaccgGAGGAGAGGTCGACACACGCAcaaccaccatcatcaccaGCACGGCTCATCCCATATCACCGCAGCTGCTATCGCTGCCAAG CAGACAAGCCATGTTGTGGTCATGGCTAAGGGGGCTCCCTATCTGCCTGAAAACACACCTGCTCCTCCCATTCATTTCACCTGCTCCTCCACTCATGACCATCAG atcCCGGACTCGATCATTTCTCGAGGTGTTCAGGTGCTTCCTCGAGATTCTGCCTCTTTAAGCTCCACCCCTTCAGAGTCACCACGGGCAACACAGGCAACCTCCCGCCTTTCCACCGCCTCATGCCCGACACCCAAG gTTCAGTCACGATGTGGCAGTAATGAGAACATTCTTAGAGCCA GCCACAGTGCAGTGGACATTAGTAAAGTGGCACGACGTCATCGCATGTCCCCCTTCCCATTAACGTCAATGGACAAAGCCTTCATCACTGTTCTAGAGATGACACCTATTCTGGGAATTGAAGTCATTAACTACAGAG TTAGCACTAGACTCAACTGGTGTGGGCTGTTCTCTGCAGATGGTTTGGGTCGGGTACTCGCTCAGGACATCTATGCCAAAGACAACCTTCCTCCATTCCCTGCCTCTGTTAAAGATGGCTACGCTGTACGAG CTGCTGATGGCCCAGGAGATCGCTTCATCATGGGAGAGTCACAGGCTGGACAACAG cCCACCCATACAGTGATGCCAGGTCAGGTGATGAGGGTGACAACCGGGGCTCCAATTCCTTGCGGAGCTGATGCTGTCGTCCAAGTAGAAGATACAGAACTGCTGAGGGAGTCTGAGGAT GGCACAGAGGAGTTGGAGGTTAGGATTATGGTCCAGGCTCGGCCTGGGCAGGACATCAG GCCAATAGGTCACGACATCAGGCGAGGGGAATGTGTCCTGGCTAAAGGGACACACATGGGTCCATCAGAGATTGGCCTGTTGGCTACAGTGGGAGTGACTGAGGTCAACGTGCACAAGTTCCCTGTGGTGGCTGTCATGTCCACCGGAAATGAG CTACTGAATCCAGAGGATGACCTCCACCCAGGAAAGATCAGAGATTCAAACCGCTCCACTCTTCTAGCCACCATCCAGGAACACGGTTACCCCACTATCAACTTGGGCATTGTTGGAGACAA CCCTGATGACCTGCTGTCCGCTCTCCATGAGGGAATCAGTCGTGCCGATGTCATCATCACCTCAGGAGGTGTGTCAATGGGAGAGAAG gaCTATCTAAAGCAGGTGCTCGATATTGACCTTCATGCTCAGATCCACTTTGGACGAGTCTTTATGAAGCCAGG tcttCCTACTACCTTTGCTACAGTCGACATTGATGGATCACGAAAACTCATCTTTGCTCTGCCAG GTAACCCAGTGTCTGCAGTGGTGACATGTAACCTGTTTGTCATTCCTGCTCTGAGGAAGATGCAGGGCATTCTGGACCCTAGACCTACTATTATTAAAGCTAGG CTTTCCTGTGATGTTAAACTGGATCCCAGACCAGAGTACCACCGCTGTATTCTCACTTGGCATCATCAAGAGCCACTGCCCTGGGCGCAGAGCAcag GCAACCAAGTATCCAGCAGGCTAATGTCAATGCGTAGTGCCAATGGCCTGTTGATGTTACCTCCTAAAACAGAGCAGTATGTGGAACTGCATAAAGGCGAGGTTGTGGATGTCATGGTCATTGGACGGCTATGA
- the gphna gene encoding gephyrin a isoform X1, with amino-acid sequence MAADGMVLTNHDHQTRVGILTVSDSCFKNLAEDRSGVNLKDLVHDPSLLGGVIAAYKIVPDEIDEIKETLLEWCDEQELNLILTTGGTGFAPRDVTPEATREVIEREAPGMALAMLMGSLNVTPLGMLSRPVCGIRGKTLIINLPGSKKGSQECFQFILPALPHAIDLLREATVRVKSTHAALEQLPSPSPLMANTHTNIHTNTHTNTHTNTHTNTHTNTHTNTHTNTHTNTHTMERGTQCEEEDEEEEDRRRGRHTHNHHHHQHGSSHITAAAIAAKQTSHVVVMAKGAPYLPENTPAPPIHFTCSSTHDHQIPDSIISRGVQVLPRDSASLSSTPSESPRATQATSRLSTASCPTPKVQSRCGSNENILRASHSAVDISKVARRHRMSPFPLTSMDKAFITVLEMTPILGIEVINYRVSTRLNWCGLFSADGLGRVLAQDIYAKDNLPPFPASVKDGYAVRAADGPGDRFIMGESQAGQQPTHTVMPGQVMRVTTGAPIPCGADAVVQVEDTELLRESEDGTEELEVRIMVQARPGQDIRPIGHDIRRGECVLAKGTHMGPSEIGLLATVGVTEVNVHKFPVVAVMSTGNELLNPEDDLHPGKIRDSNRSTLLATIQEHGYPTINLGIVGDNPDDLLSALHEGISRADVIITSGGVSMGEKVNSFLFQDEMQIKAVDSKVSFTGLLFPTSLCLCVCQDYLKQVLDIDLHAQIHFGRVFMKPGLPTTFATVDIDGSRKLIFALPGNPVSAVVTCNLFVIPALRKMQGILDPRPTIIKARLSCDVKLDPRPEYHRCILTWHHQEPLPWAQSTGNQVSSRLMSMRSANGLLMLPPKTEQYVELHKGEVVDVMVIGRL; translated from the exons GAAACTCTTTTGGAGTGGTGCGATGAACAGGAGCTGAATCTCATTCTCACTACTGGAGGAACTGGCTTTGCACCACGAGATGTTACACCTGAG GCCACCAGAGAGGTGATAGAGCGAGAGGCCCCGGGTATGGCACTGGCTATGCTGATGGGATCACTCAATGTTACGCCACTAGGCATGCTGTCCAG GCCAGTATGTGGCATTCGTGGTAAAACTCTGATCATCAACCTGCCAGGAAGCAAGAAGGGCTCTCAG GAGTGTTTTCAATTCATCCTGCCCGCTCTGCCCCATGCCATTGACCTGCTGCGCGAGGCCACAGTCAGGGTTAAATCCACACACGCTGCCCTGGAACAGTTACCATCCCCTTCCCCTCTTAtggccaacacacacaccaacatacacaccaacacacacactaacacacacactaacacacacaccaacacacacactaacacacacaccaacacacacactaatacacacaccaacacacacacaatggagcGTGGCACCCAGTgcgaggaggaggatgaggaggaggaagaccgGAGGAGAGGTCGACACACGCAcaaccaccatcatcaccaGCACGGCTCATCCCATATCACCGCAGCTGCTATCGCTGCCAAG CAGACAAGCCATGTTGTGGTCATGGCTAAGGGGGCTCCCTATCTGCCTGAAAACACACCTGCTCCTCCCATTCATTTCACCTGCTCCTCCACTCATGACCATCAG atcCCGGACTCGATCATTTCTCGAGGTGTTCAGGTGCTTCCTCGAGATTCTGCCTCTTTAAGCTCCACCCCTTCAGAGTCACCACGGGCAACACAGGCAACCTCCCGCCTTTCCACCGCCTCATGCCCGACACCCAAG gTTCAGTCACGATGTGGCAGTAATGAGAACATTCTTAGAGCCA GCCACAGTGCAGTGGACATTAGTAAAGTGGCACGACGTCATCGCATGTCCCCCTTCCCATTAACGTCAATGGACAAAGCCTTCATCACTGTTCTAGAGATGACACCTATTCTGGGAATTGAAGTCATTAACTACAGAG TTAGCACTAGACTCAACTGGTGTGGGCTGTTCTCTGCAGATGGTTTGGGTCGGGTACTCGCTCAGGACATCTATGCCAAAGACAACCTTCCTCCATTCCCTGCCTCTGTTAAAGATGGCTACGCTGTACGAG CTGCTGATGGCCCAGGAGATCGCTTCATCATGGGAGAGTCACAGGCTGGACAACAG cCCACCCATACAGTGATGCCAGGTCAGGTGATGAGGGTGACAACCGGGGCTCCAATTCCTTGCGGAGCTGATGCTGTCGTCCAAGTAGAAGATACAGAACTGCTGAGGGAGTCTGAGGAT GGCACAGAGGAGTTGGAGGTTAGGATTATGGTCCAGGCTCGGCCTGGGCAGGACATCAG GCCAATAGGTCACGACATCAGGCGAGGGGAATGTGTCCTGGCTAAAGGGACACACATGGGTCCATCAGAGATTGGCCTGTTGGCTACAGTGGGAGTGACTGAGGTCAACGTGCACAAGTTCCCTGTGGTGGCTGTCATGTCCACCGGAAATGAG CTACTGAATCCAGAGGATGACCTCCACCCAGGAAAGATCAGAGATTCAAACCGCTCCACTCTTCTAGCCACCATCCAGGAACACGGTTACCCCACTATCAACTTGGGCATTGTTGGAGACAA CCCTGATGACCTGCTGTCCGCTCTCCATGAGGGAATCAGTCGTGCCGATGTCATCATCACCTCAGGAGGTGTGTCAATGGGAGAGAAGGTAAACTCTTTTCTGTTTCAAGATGAGATGCAGATAAAAGCAGTTGATTCGAAGGTAAGTTTTACAGGGTTATTGTTCCCCacgtctttgtgtttgtgtgtctgtcaggaCTATCTAAAGCAGGTGCTCGATATTGACCTTCATGCTCAGATCCACTTTGGACGAGTCTTTATGAAGCCAGG tcttCCTACTACCTTTGCTACAGTCGACATTGATGGATCACGAAAACTCATCTTTGCTCTGCCAG GTAACCCAGTGTCTGCAGTGGTGACATGTAACCTGTTTGTCATTCCTGCTCTGAGGAAGATGCAGGGCATTCTGGACCCTAGACCTACTATTATTAAAGCTAGG CTTTCCTGTGATGTTAAACTGGATCCCAGACCAGAGTACCACCGCTGTATTCTCACTTGGCATCATCAAGAGCCACTGCCCTGGGCGCAGAGCAcag GCAACCAAGTATCCAGCAGGCTAATGTCAATGCGTAGTGCCAATGGCCTGTTGATGTTACCTCCTAAAACAGAGCAGTATGTGGAACTGCATAAAGGCGAGGTTGTGGATGTCATGGTCATTGGACGGCTATGA
- the gphna gene encoding gephyrin a isoform X3 — MAADGMVLTNHDHQTRVGILTVSDSCFKNLAEDRSGVNLKDLVHDPSLLGGVIAAYKIVPDEIDEIKETLLEWCDEQELNLILTTGGTGFAPRDVTPEATREVIEREAPGMALAMLMGSLNVTPLGMLSRPVCGIRGKTLIINLPGSKKGSQECFQFILPALPHAIDLLREATVRVKSTHAALEQLPSPSPLMANTHTNIHTNTHTNTHTNTHTNTHTNTHTNTHTNTHTNTHTMERGTQCEEEDEEEEDRRRGRHTHNHHHHQHGSSHITAAAIAAKQTSHVVVMAKGAPYLPENTPAPPIHFTCSSTHDHQIPDSIISRGVQVLPRDSASLSSTPSESPRATQATSRLSTASCPTPKVQSRCGSNENILRASHSAVDISKVARRHRMSPFPLTSMDKAFITVLEMTPILGIEVINYRDGLGRVLAQDIYAKDNLPPFPASVKDGYAVRAADGPGDRFIMGESQAGQQPTHTVMPGQVMRVTTGAPIPCGADAVVQVEDTELLRESEDGTEELEVRIMVQARPGQDIRPIGHDIRRGECVLAKGTHMGPSEIGLLATVGVTEVNVHKFPVVAVMSTGNELLNPEDDLHPGKIRDSNRSTLLATIQEHGYPTINLGIVGDNPDDLLSALHEGISRADVIITSGGVSMGEKVNSFLFQDEMQIKAVDSKVSFTGLLFPTSLCLCVCQDYLKQVLDIDLHAQIHFGRVFMKPGLPTTFATVDIDGSRKLIFALPGNPVSAVVTCNLFVIPALRKMQGILDPRPTIIKARLSCDVKLDPRPEYHRCILTWHHQEPLPWAQSTGNQVSSRLMSMRSANGLLMLPPKTEQYVELHKGEVVDVMVIGRL; from the exons GAAACTCTTTTGGAGTGGTGCGATGAACAGGAGCTGAATCTCATTCTCACTACTGGAGGAACTGGCTTTGCACCACGAGATGTTACACCTGAG GCCACCAGAGAGGTGATAGAGCGAGAGGCCCCGGGTATGGCACTGGCTATGCTGATGGGATCACTCAATGTTACGCCACTAGGCATGCTGTCCAG GCCAGTATGTGGCATTCGTGGTAAAACTCTGATCATCAACCTGCCAGGAAGCAAGAAGGGCTCTCAG GAGTGTTTTCAATTCATCCTGCCCGCTCTGCCCCATGCCATTGACCTGCTGCGCGAGGCCACAGTCAGGGTTAAATCCACACACGCTGCCCTGGAACAGTTACCATCCCCTTCCCCTCTTAtggccaacacacacaccaacatacacaccaacacacacactaacacacacactaacacacacaccaacacacacactaacacacacaccaacacacacactaatacacacaccaacacacacacaatggagcGTGGCACCCAGTgcgaggaggaggatgaggaggaggaagaccgGAGGAGAGGTCGACACACGCAcaaccaccatcatcaccaGCACGGCTCATCCCATATCACCGCAGCTGCTATCGCTGCCAAG CAGACAAGCCATGTTGTGGTCATGGCTAAGGGGGCTCCCTATCTGCCTGAAAACACACCTGCTCCTCCCATTCATTTCACCTGCTCCTCCACTCATGACCATCAG atcCCGGACTCGATCATTTCTCGAGGTGTTCAGGTGCTTCCTCGAGATTCTGCCTCTTTAAGCTCCACCCCTTCAGAGTCACCACGGGCAACACAGGCAACCTCCCGCCTTTCCACCGCCTCATGCCCGACACCCAAG gTTCAGTCACGATGTGGCAGTAATGAGAACATTCTTAGAGCCA GCCACAGTGCAGTGGACATTAGTAAAGTGGCACGACGTCATCGCATGTCCCCCTTCCCATTAACGTCAATGGACAAAGCCTTCATCACTGTTCTAGAGATGACACCTATTCTGGGAATTGAAGTCATTAACTACAGAG ATGGTTTGGGTCGGGTACTCGCTCAGGACATCTATGCCAAAGACAACCTTCCTCCATTCCCTGCCTCTGTTAAAGATGGCTACGCTGTACGAG CTGCTGATGGCCCAGGAGATCGCTTCATCATGGGAGAGTCACAGGCTGGACAACAG cCCACCCATACAGTGATGCCAGGTCAGGTGATGAGGGTGACAACCGGGGCTCCAATTCCTTGCGGAGCTGATGCTGTCGTCCAAGTAGAAGATACAGAACTGCTGAGGGAGTCTGAGGAT GGCACAGAGGAGTTGGAGGTTAGGATTATGGTCCAGGCTCGGCCTGGGCAGGACATCAG GCCAATAGGTCACGACATCAGGCGAGGGGAATGTGTCCTGGCTAAAGGGACACACATGGGTCCATCAGAGATTGGCCTGTTGGCTACAGTGGGAGTGACTGAGGTCAACGTGCACAAGTTCCCTGTGGTGGCTGTCATGTCCACCGGAAATGAG CTACTGAATCCAGAGGATGACCTCCACCCAGGAAAGATCAGAGATTCAAACCGCTCCACTCTTCTAGCCACCATCCAGGAACACGGTTACCCCACTATCAACTTGGGCATTGTTGGAGACAA CCCTGATGACCTGCTGTCCGCTCTCCATGAGGGAATCAGTCGTGCCGATGTCATCATCACCTCAGGAGGTGTGTCAATGGGAGAGAAGGTAAACTCTTTTCTGTTTCAAGATGAGATGCAGATAAAAGCAGTTGATTCGAAGGTAAGTTTTACAGGGTTATTGTTCCCCacgtctttgtgtttgtgtgtctgtcaggaCTATCTAAAGCAGGTGCTCGATATTGACCTTCATGCTCAGATCCACTTTGGACGAGTCTTTATGAAGCCAGG tcttCCTACTACCTTTGCTACAGTCGACATTGATGGATCACGAAAACTCATCTTTGCTCTGCCAG GTAACCCAGTGTCTGCAGTGGTGACATGTAACCTGTTTGTCATTCCTGCTCTGAGGAAGATGCAGGGCATTCTGGACCCTAGACCTACTATTATTAAAGCTAGG CTTTCCTGTGATGTTAAACTGGATCCCAGACCAGAGTACCACCGCTGTATTCTCACTTGGCATCATCAAGAGCCACTGCCCTGGGCGCAGAGCAcag GCAACCAAGTATCCAGCAGGCTAATGTCAATGCGTAGTGCCAATGGCCTGTTGATGTTACCTCCTAAAACAGAGCAGTATGTGGAACTGCATAAAGGCGAGGTTGTGGATGTCATGGTCATTGGACGGCTATGA